GCCGTCATTATCCGGGGAGCTGCATCTGTTCTGCTCGGTCACCGCCGCTTACAGCCACTTACCGCCCATTCTGGACCGTTTCCGGGCGGAGCATCCCTCTGTGGAAATCAAACTGACGACCGGCGACGCCGCCGACGCGGTGGAAAAGGTCAATTCCGGCGATGCGGATCTGGCGATTGCCGGGAAGCCGGAGCACCTGCCCGGAGCGGTGGACTTCTCCATGCTGGAGAACCTGGCGGTGGTGCTGATCGCCCCGGCACTGGCCTGCCCGGTACGCAGCCAGGTCAGCCAGCCTGAGCCGGACTGGTCAACCGTGCCGTTTATCCTGCCGGATCAGGGGCCGGTGCGCCGCCGTATTGAGCTGTGGTTCCGGCGCCATAAAATCTCCAGCCCGGCGATTTACGCCACGGTAGGCGGCCATGAAGCGATGGTGTCGATGGTGGCCCTGGGGTGTGGGGTGGCGCTTATCCCGGAAGTGGTGCTGGAAAACAGCCCGGAGCCGGTGCGCAACCGGGTGCAGATCCTGGAGCGCAGCGACGATAAAACCCCGTTTGAGCTTGGCGTGTGCGTACAAAAAAAGCGGCTCGCTGAGCCGCTTATTCATGCGTTCTGGAAGTTACTGCCCGCCAGTCACTGACCGGCGAGGAAAAACCGGAACGCCGGGTTACGGGTCTCGTCATGGCACTCGTAGCCCAGCTCATGGAGCCGGGTTTCGAAATCCGGCTCATGTTCGCCCAGTTCAAACGCGGCCAGCACGCGGCCATAGTCCGTGCCGTGGCTGCGGTAATGAAACAGGGAAATATTCCAGTGGGTGCCCAGGGTTTGCAGGAATTTCAGCAGCGCCCCGGGGGATTCCGGAAACTCGAAGCTGTACAGCCGTTCATGCAGCGCCCGGGACGGGCGTCCCCCCACCATGTAACGCACATGCAGTTTGGCCATCTCATCATCAGAGAGATCAACCACCCCGTAGCCCCCATCCTGGAGCACGCGGATAATCTCCCGGCGCTCTTCCGGGCCGCGGCTAAGCCGGACCCCCACAAAGATGCAGGCGTCGCGGGCGTCCGCATAGCGGTAGTTAAACTCCGTGACCGAACGGCCCCCCAGCAGCTGGCAGAACTTCAGGAAGCTGCCTTTCTCTTCCGGGATGGTCACCGCCAGCAGGGCTTCGCGCTGCTCGCCCAGTTCACAACGCTCCGACACGTAACGCAGACCGTGGAAATTCACGTTCGCCCCGGAGAGGATATGCGCCAGGCGCTCACCGCGAATATTGTGCTGCTGGATATACTTTTTAATCCCGGCCAGCGCCAGGGCCCCGGAAGGCTCCGCCACCGCCCGCACATCTTCAAACAGGTCTTTTACGGCCGCACAGATGGCATCGCTGTCCACGGTGATGATGTCATCCAGATACTCCCGGCACAGGCGGAAGGTCTCATCGCCAATGCGTTTTACCGCGACCCCTTCGGCAAATAACCCGACCCGGGGCAGATCCACCGGGTGCCCGGCATCCAGCGCCGCTTTCAGGCAGGCGGAGTCTTCCGCCTCTACGGCGATCACTTTGATCTGCGGCATCAGTTGCTTGATCAGCACCGCAACCCCGGCCGCCAGACCACCGCCCCCGACCGGCACAAAGATCCGGTCCAGGTGGGGATCCTGCTGGAGCATCTCCAGCGCCAGGGTTCCCTGCCCGGCAATCACCGCCGGGTGATCAAACGGCGGCACATAGGTATACCCCTGCTGCTCAGACAGTTCGATAGCTTTCGCTTTGGCTTCGTCAAAGTTCGCCCCGTAGAGCAGCACTTCACCGCCAAAACCGCGCACCGCATCGACTTTGATATCCGCCGTTGTCACCGGCATCACAATAAGCGCCCGGATCCCGAGGCGGGCGGAAGACATCGCCACCCCCTGAGCATGGTTACCGGCAGAAGCGGTGACCACCCCGTGCTCCTTTTGTTGCCGGGTCAGCCCGGCAATCATGGCGTGAGCGCCGCGCAGCTTGAAGCTGTGTACCGGCTGGCGGTCTTCGCGTTTTACCAGGATGGTGTTATCCAGCCGGGCGGAGATTTTGTCCATTTTCTGCAACGGGGTGACCTGGGCGACCTCATAAACCGGGGATCGCAGCACCGCACGCAGATATTCCGCCCCTTCCGGGGCGGCAGATAGCGGTTGAGATTCAGACATCATCAACCCCCGAGTTTCGATTTATCGCGCACCGCGCCCTGATCGGCACTGGTGGCAAGGCTTGCATAGGCGCGCAGGGCAAAGGAAACCTGGCGGTTACGATCAACTGGCGTCCAGGCCCGGGCGCCACGGGCCTCCTGCGCCTCACGGCGGCAGGCCAGCTCCTGTGGGTCAACCACCAGCGAAATACTGCGCGACGGGATATCAATATCGATAATATCGCCGTTCTGGATCAGGCCGATGGTGCCGCCATTGGCCGCTTCCGGGGAGACATGGCCAATGGACAAGCCAGAGGTGCCGCCGGAGAAGCGGCCATCGGTAATCAGCGCACAGGATTTACCCAGCCCCATCGATTTCAGGAAGCTGGTGGGGTACAGCATTTCCTGCATCCCCGGGCCGCCTTTCGGCCCCTCATAGCGAATGACCACCACATCACCGGCCACCACCTTGCCCCCGAGGATAGCCTCAACCGCATCATCCTGGCTTTCATAGACTTTTGCCGGGCCGCGGAAGGTCAGGTTGCTGTCATCCACACCGGCGGTTTTCACGATACAGCCTTTCTCGGCAAAATTGCCGTACAGCACCGCCAGGCCCCCTTCCAGACTATAGGCGTGCTCCAGGGAGCGGATACATCCCTCCTGGCGATCGTCATCCAGCGAGTCCCAGCGGCAGGACTGGGAAAATGCCTGCGTCGTGCGGATACCCGCCGGGCCTGCGGTAAACAGGGTTTTTACCGCCGGATCATCCGTCTGCATAATGTCGTAGCGGGCCAGGGTCTCCCCCAGGCTCAGCCCGAGGATATTTTTCACGTCGCGGTTCAGTAACCCGGCGCGATCCAGCTCCCCTAAGATCCCCATCACGCCCCCCGCCCGGTGCACATCTTCCATATGGTATTTCTGGGTGCTCGGCGCCACCTTACACAGCTGGGGCACTTTGCGCGACAGGCGATCAATATCGCTCATGGTGAAGTCCACCTCACCCTCCTGGGCTGCCGCCAGCAGGTGCAGTACCGTATTGGTGGAGCCGCCCATGGCGATATCGAGCATCATGGCGTTTTCAAACGCGGCTTTGCTGGCAATGGTGCGCGGCAGGGCGCTGGCATCGTCCTGCTCGTAATAGCGCTTTGTCAGCTCCACGATGCGCTTACCGGCATTTTCAAACAGCGTTTTACGATCCACATGGGTCGCCAGCAGGGAACCGTTTGCCGGCTGGGATAACCCCAGTGCTTCCGTCAGGCAGTTCATGGAGTTGGCGGTGAACATTCCGGAGCAGGAGCCACAGGTCGGGCAGGCGGAACGCTCATACTGGGCGCTGACCTCGTCACTCACCGACGGGTTAGCCCCCTGGATCATCGCATCAATCAGATCCAGTTTGATGATTTTATCGGACAGTTTGGTTTTCCCGGCTTCCATAGGGCCGCCGGAAACAAAGATAACCGGAATATTCAGGCGCAGTGCCGCCATCAGCATCCCCGGGGTTATCTTATCGCAGTTCGAAATACACACCATGGCGTCCGCACAGTGGGCATTGACCATATATTCTACCGAGTCAGCAATAAGCTCCCGGGATGGCAGTGAATAAAGCATGCCTCCGTGCCCCATGGCGATACCGTCATCGACCGCAATGGTATTGAACTCTTTGGCGACCCCACCCGCAGCCTCAATTTGCTCTGCCACCAGTTTGCCCAGATCGCGCAGATGCACGTGGCCCGGAACAAACTGCGTGAACGAGTTAACAACCGCAATAATCGGTTTTCCGAAGTCACCATCGGTCATACCGGTGGCGCGCCACAGTGCGCGGGCGCCCGCCATATTACGGCCGTGCGTTGAGGTAGCTGAACGATACTTAGGCATGCTTTATTTACTCCCCGGTCTGTCGGTGTAAACCGGGCGATCCATAGCCGCCCGGTTGTTATTTGCGTGGTATTACTGGTTTACAGGATCCAGCCAGCCCCATTTGTCTTCGGTTTCGCCGGTGAACAGGCCAAAGAACGCCTGCTGCAGGCGTTTGGTGACCGGGCCACAGCGGCCAGCACCCACCTGAATACCGTCGACACTCCGCACCGGGGTGATTTCCGCCGCAGTACCGGACATAAACACCTCGTCGGCCAGGTACAGGGATTCGCGGGACAGCACCTGCTCACGCACTTCGATACCCATATCTTTCGCCAGTTTGATGATGGCATCACGGGTGATCCCCGGCAGGGCGGAAGAGGTAAACGGCGGGGTAAACAGAACGCCGTCTTTCACTTCAAACAGGTTTTCGCCTGCCCCTTCAGAGATATAGCCGTTCACATCCAGCGCAATACCTTCCTGGTAACCGTGGCGGCGTGCTTCGCTACCCACCAGCAGGGAGGACAAGTAGTTACCGCCCGCTTTCGCGGCAGTGGGGATAGTGTTCGGTGCCACGCGGTTCCAGGAGGAGACCATCGCGTCGATCCCCTGGTCCAGGGCCTCTGCCCCCAGGTAAGCCCCCCAGGGGAAGGCAGCGATAATCACATCCGTGGTGTACCCTTCCGGCGGGTTAACCCCCATGCCCACATCCCCCACGAAAACCAGCGGGCGAATATAAGCCCCGGTGAGCTTATTTTTACGGATAACCTGACGGGTGGCTTCCATCAGTTCATCAACACTCTGAGAGACCGGGAAGCGGTAAATTTTGGCTGAATCATGCAAACGCTGCATATGTTCACGATGACGGAACACCACCGGGCCTTTGTGAGAGTCATAGCAGCGAATGCCTTCAAAGACGGAAGTACCGTAGTGCAGCGCATGGGACATGACGTGCACTTTTGCTTCGCCCCAGGGAACCATCTCACCATTGAACCAGATGTAATCAGCTTTTTTGGTTGTCATTTTTCTTCCTTTTGCGCTCAGGCGCGGATTTGTTGTGATTGTGATGTCAGTTGGTGTACTTCAACGCGAGCCACGTCGGCTAATTTACTCAACTGGCTAAACAGTAATTCGACAGGACGCAGACTGGCAACGGTCAATTCGAGATTAATATCGTCCGCCGCCAGATCTGTTTCCATGTTCATGGCGCAGATCTGAAAGCCCCGGTGGCGCACCACGCGCAAAATACGCTCTACGGTTTCCGGTCTGAAGCGGGCATTCACGGCAAGCTGATGATGCATCATGATAATTTCTCCAGCATTTGTGAGTTACTGGCACCCGGGGGCACCAGCGGCCAGACGTTCTCAAGCTCATCGATTGAGACATGCAGCAGGTAAGGGCCTTCGCTATTCAGCATCTGGTCTATTGCCGCTTCTACCTGGTCTTTACGGGTTATATGCTGGCCGGGGATCCCGAAGGATTGCGCCAGCATCAGAAAATCGGGGTTATCAGTCAGGGTGGTTTCGCTGTAGCGCTCTTCAAAGAACAACTGCTGCCACTGGCGCACCATGCCCAGGCGCTGGTTATCCAGCAGCACGATTTTGACCGGTAACTGTTTGCGCTTAATAGTGCCCAGTTCCTGAACATTCATCATAAATGAACCATCACCGGAGACGCAGATAACCGTATCGTCCGGGCGCGCCACCTGAGCGCCAACCGCCGCAGGCAGGCCAAAGCCCATGGTGCCTAACCCACTGGAGGTGATGAAATTTTCCGGGCGGCTGAAGGTCATATGCTGCGCCGACCACATCTGGTGCTGGCCGACATCGGTCGTGACAACCGCGTTGTGTGGTTTGCGCTCGGATAACTGCCTGAGCAACAGCGGGGCAAAGATGGACTGGCCCGGATGGTCATAACGCCAGGCGTGCTGCTCACGTAATGCCGCCACCTCCTCCAGCCAGGGAGCAACAGACAGCGGCTGAGCCAGCGCCGGGAATAACTGATTCAGATCGCCACACAGGCTCACGTGGGCATGGCGCAGTTTGCTCATTTCCGCCGGGTCGATATCCATATGAATAACACGGGCGTGGGGAGCAAATGTCTCCAGCTTGCCGGTGACGCGATCATCAAAGCGCGCGCCAGCGGCGATTAACAGATCGCACGACTGCACCGCCAGGTTCGCGGCTTTGGTGCCGTGCATACCAATCATTCCCAGATACCCCGGGTGCTGATGATCGGCCGCTCCCAGCCCTTTCAGGGTAGACACCACCGGGATCCGCGTCCGGGTGATGAAATCGCGCAACGCAGGCACCGCATTCGCCATACCCACGCCACCGCCTACGTACAACACCGGTTTTTGGGCGGTATTCAGCATCTGGCGGGCTTCGGCGATGGCCAGGTCAGGAAAGCTCAGCACCGCGTCCACCGCAGACAATACCGGCTCCAGCGCGCCACAGGCTAACTGGATATTTTTCGGGATATCAACCAGTACCGGGCCCGGCCGTCCAGAACGCGCAATGGTGAAGGCCTCGGCAATAATGGCCGGCAGCTCTTCCAGAGACTGGACCATAAAACTGTGCTTCGTGCAGGCCAGGGACAACCCCAGTACGTCCACCTCCTGGAAGGCATCCGTCCCGATCAGCGGAGCAGCAACCTGGCCGGTGATCGCCACCACCGGAACAGAGTCCAGCAGGGCATCCGCCAGGCCCGTTATCAGGTTAGTGGCCCCCGGCCCTGACGTGGCAATGCAGACGCCGGTTTTACCCGTGGCCCGGGCATAGCCGATAGCCGCCATGGCCGCACCCTGTTCGTGTCGGCACAGCAGGTGCTCCACACCACCGTCATACAGGGCATCGTAGACCGGCATAATTGCGCCACCAGGATA
This Shimwellia blattae DSM 4481 = NBRC 105725 DNA region includes the following protein-coding sequences:
- the ilvY gene encoding HTH-type transcriptional activator IlvY, whose translation is MDIRELKTFLHLAESRHFGRSARAMHVSPSTLSRQIQRLEEDLGQPLFVRDNRTVTLTGAGEALREFAQHTLLQYQQLRHGIDQQGPSLSGELHLFCSVTAAYSHLPPILDRFRAEHPSVEIKLTTGDAADAVEKVNSGDADLAIAGKPEHLPGAVDFSMLENLAVVLIAPALACPVRSQVSQPEPDWSTVPFILPDQGPVRRRIELWFRRHKISSPAIYATVGGHEAMVSMVALGCGVALIPEVVLENSPEPVRNRVQILERSDDKTPFELGVCVQKKRLAEPLIHAFWKLLPASH
- the ilvA gene encoding threonine ammonia-lyase, biosynthetic, translating into MSESQPLSAAPEGAEYLRAVLRSPVYEVAQVTPLQKMDKISARLDNTILVKREDRQPVHSFKLRGAHAMIAGLTRQQKEHGVVTASAGNHAQGVAMSSARLGIRALIVMPVTTADIKVDAVRGFGGEVLLYGANFDEAKAKAIELSEQQGYTYVPPFDHPAVIAGQGTLALEMLQQDPHLDRIFVPVGGGGLAAGVAVLIKQLMPQIKVIAVEAEDSACLKAALDAGHPVDLPRVGLFAEGVAVKRIGDETFRLCREYLDDIITVDSDAICAAVKDLFEDVRAVAEPSGALALAGIKKYIQQHNIRGERLAHILSGANVNFHGLRYVSERCELGEQREALLAVTIPEEKGSFLKFCQLLGGRSVTEFNYRYADARDACIFVGVRLSRGPEERREIIRVLQDGGYGVVDLSDDEMAKLHVRYMVGGRPSRALHERLYSFEFPESPGALLKFLQTLGTHWNISLFHYRSHGTDYGRVLAAFELGEHEPDFETRLHELGYECHDETRNPAFRFFLAGQ
- the ilvD gene encoding dihydroxy-acid dehydratase, which translates into the protein MPKYRSATSTHGRNMAGARALWRATGMTDGDFGKPIIAVVNSFTQFVPGHVHLRDLGKLVAEQIEAAGGVAKEFNTIAVDDGIAMGHGGMLYSLPSRELIADSVEYMVNAHCADAMVCISNCDKITPGMLMAALRLNIPVIFVSGGPMEAGKTKLSDKIIKLDLIDAMIQGANPSVSDEVSAQYERSACPTCGSCSGMFTANSMNCLTEALGLSQPANGSLLATHVDRKTLFENAGKRIVELTKRYYEQDDASALPRTIASKAAFENAMMLDIAMGGSTNTVLHLLAAAQEGEVDFTMSDIDRLSRKVPQLCKVAPSTQKYHMEDVHRAGGVMGILGELDRAGLLNRDVKNILGLSLGETLARYDIMQTDDPAVKTLFTAGPAGIRTTQAFSQSCRWDSLDDDRQEGCIRSLEHAYSLEGGLAVLYGNFAEKGCIVKTAGVDDSNLTFRGPAKVYESQDDAVEAILGGKVVAGDVVVIRYEGPKGGPGMQEMLYPTSFLKSMGLGKSCALITDGRFSGGTSGLSIGHVSPEAANGGTIGLIQNGDIIDIDIPSRSISLVVDPQELACRREAQEARGARAWTPVDRNRQVSFALRAYASLATSADQGAVRDKSKLGG
- a CDS encoding branched-chain amino acid transaminase, with protein sequence MTTKKADYIWFNGEMVPWGEAKVHVMSHALHYGTSVFEGIRCYDSHKGPVVFRHREHMQRLHDSAKIYRFPVSQSVDELMEATRQVIRKNKLTGAYIRPLVFVGDVGMGVNPPEGYTTDVIIAAFPWGAYLGAEALDQGIDAMVSSWNRVAPNTIPTAAKAGGNYLSSLLVGSEARRHGYQEGIALDVNGYISEGAGENLFEVKDGVLFTPPFTSSALPGITRDAIIKLAKDMGIEVREQVLSRESLYLADEVFMSGTAAEITPVRSVDGIQVGAGRCGPVTKRLQQAFFGLFTGETEDKWGWLDPVNQ
- the ilvM gene encoding acetolactate synthase 2 small subunit gives rise to the protein MMHHQLAVNARFRPETVERILRVVRHRGFQICAMNMETDLAADDINLELTVASLRPVELLFSQLSKLADVARVEVHQLTSQSQQIRA
- the ilvG gene encoding acetolactate synthase 2 catalytic subunit: MNGAQWVVHALRAQGVETVFGYPGGAIMPVYDALYDGGVEHLLCRHEQGAAMAAIGYARATGKTGVCIATSGPGATNLITGLADALLDSVPVVAITGQVAAPLIGTDAFQEVDVLGLSLACTKHSFMVQSLEELPAIIAEAFTIARSGRPGPVLVDIPKNIQLACGALEPVLSAVDAVLSFPDLAIAEARQMLNTAQKPVLYVGGGVGMANAVPALRDFITRTRIPVVSTLKGLGAADHQHPGYLGMIGMHGTKAANLAVQSCDLLIAAGARFDDRVTGKLETFAPHARVIHMDIDPAEMSKLRHAHVSLCGDLNQLFPALAQPLSVAPWLEEVAALREQHAWRYDHPGQSIFAPLLLRQLSERKPHNAVVTTDVGQHQMWSAQHMTFSRPENFITSSGLGTMGFGLPAAVGAQVARPDDTVICVSGDGSFMMNVQELGTIKRKQLPVKIVLLDNQRLGMVRQWQQLFFEERYSETTLTDNPDFLMLAQSFGIPGQHITRKDQVEAAIDQMLNSEGPYLLHVSIDELENVWPLVPPGASNSQMLEKLS